The following proteins are encoded in a genomic region of Pleomorphomonas sp. T1.2MG-36:
- a CDS encoding class 1 fructose-bisphosphatase, translated as MTYRRITLPLFLVQEQRRLGGSGVFTALMTDICTTCKTISNEVNRGAMAGTMGYAGSRNVQGEEQKELDVLANDIFLYMTDQSGNWAGVASEELEDAYISRGSDGRYLLLFDPLDGSSNIGVNVAVGSIFSILRLPEGADPADENVYLQPGVKQVAAGYTIYGSSTMMVLTSGHGVNGFTLDHNIGVFVLTHPDMRIPEDTGEYAINASRERHWPAPIRRYVRECIAGPEGPRGRSFNTRWIASMVAEVHRILMRGGVFMYPVDSDNAQRGGHLRLLYEANPMAFIVEQAGGRAISGDERILDIAPERLHQRTGVILGSKNEVERIGRYYAEAGGKEEISAA; from the coding sequence ATGACCTATCGACGCATCACACTGCCGCTCTTTCTGGTGCAGGAGCAGCGGCGCCTCGGCGGCAGCGGCGTGTTCACCGCGCTGATGACCGACATCTGCACCACCTGCAAGACGATCTCCAACGAGGTGAACCGCGGCGCCATGGCCGGCACCATGGGCTATGCCGGTTCGCGCAACGTGCAGGGCGAGGAGCAGAAGGAGCTCGACGTTCTCGCCAACGACATCTTCCTCTACATGACCGACCAGAGCGGCAACTGGGCCGGTGTCGCCTCCGAGGAACTGGAGGACGCCTATATCTCGCGCGGCTCCGATGGCCGCTATCTGCTGCTGTTCGATCCGCTCGACGGCTCGTCCAACATCGGCGTCAACGTGGCCGTCGGCAGCATCTTCTCGATCCTGCGCCTGCCCGAGGGCGCCGACCCCGCCGACGAGAACGTCTACCTGCAGCCCGGCGTCAAACAGGTGGCCGCCGGCTATACCATCTATGGCTCGTCGACCATGATGGTGCTGACCTCCGGCCACGGCGTCAACGGCTTCACGCTCGACCACAACATCGGCGTCTTCGTCCTTACCCACCCCGACATGCGCATTCCCGAGGACACCGGCGAATATGCCATCAACGCCTCGCGCGAGCGCCACTGGCCGGCGCCGATTCGCCGCTATGTCCGCGAATGCATCGCCGGGCCGGAAGGGCCGCGCGGCAGGAGCTTCAACACCCGCTGGATCGCCTCGATGGTGGCCGAGGTGCATCGCATCCTGATGCGCGGCGGCGTGTTCATGTATCCGGTGGACAGCGACAACGCGCAGAGGGGCGGTCACCTGCGTCTTCTTTATGAAGCCAACCCGATGGCCTTCATCGTCGAGCAGGCCGGCGGCCGGGCGATCTCCGGAGACGAGCGCATCCTCGACATCGCGCCCGAGCGGCTGCACCAGCGCACCGGCGTCATCCTCGGTTCGAAGAACGAGGTGGAGCGCATCGGCCGCTATTACGCCGAAGCGGGCGGCAAGGAAGAGATATCCGCCGCCTGA